A segment of the Gammaproteobacteria bacterium genome:
GATACACCTATCTGCTCCACGGACTGCTGGTCTGCGCCAGTTGTGGCAACACCCTCTATGGATGCCGACGCAAAGACCACCGTTACTATTACTGCCCCAATCGTGCCCAACATCCCCATACCTCGGATAGCCAACTCTCCACCTGGGTCAACGCCCAGGAAGTGGAAGAACAAATTTGGAACACCTTGAAACAACTCCTGCAACACCCTCAACTCATCCAACAAGCCTATAACACCTATCGAGAAACCCAACAACCCGCCGAAATCGTCCAACAATGGCAACAATACCAACAACACCTCCACCACCAACAGCAACGCCTCATCGATGCCTATCAACAAGGAGTCATCGAATTAGAGGAACTGGCTCGACGACGACAGCAAATCCATCAGGAACTTCAACACATCCAATATCACCTCAACGCTTACCAAGCCCAGAAGCAGACGACCTTAGCGTTGGATCAATTCATGGAGCGAATCCGAACTGCTCTGCAATCCACCGACCAAACTACCCAACAAGAGTTGATCCGACTGTTAATTGATCGTATCATTGTCAGTGACAAAGAACTGATCATCTATCATGTGATACCTACTACCACCGGTGTTCTATTGGAACACGCGCTACGTGA
Coding sequences within it:
- a CDS encoding recombinase family protein codes for the protein MSLIFIHRPPLASSAEEQLLRNIEASVAEYERALLSDRMQRGRRYRLQQGETAPYPAPYGYFYCHAERGSGAQWKILPAQAQVVRAIYRMYVDEHLSLGGIARRLNEQNLPGPGNKTWRATTVGRILNNPAYKGEAYWRRHYYDPAAVGKPRRQGRGPLQRPRPQPRPPEEWIRVKVPAIVSAELWQQAQHQRRQNIRLAKRHQRYTYLLHGLLVCASCGNTLYGCRRKDHRYYYCPNRAQHPHTSDSQLSTWVNAQEVEEQIWNTLKQLLQHPQLIQQAYNTYRETQQPAEIVQQWQQYQQHLHHQQQRLIDAYQQGVIELEELARRRQQIHQELQHIQYHLNAYQAQKQTTLALDQFMERIRTALQSTDQTTQQELIRLLIDRIIVSDKELIIYHVIPTTTGVLLEHALR